A section of the Thauera chlorobenzoica genome encodes:
- a CDS encoding class I SAM-dependent rRNA methyltransferase, with protein MSSSLTDLLAAALAARAPLIERLAAEQTDAYRLFHGTAEGAPGLTVDRYGATLLVQTFHRPLEPGHLAELQAFYAAALPGLALVWNDRSGRHSRIANALPPEHQARAEEPGEFSELGVRYRFQARHGGQDPWLFLDLRAARRRVMEEAAGKSLLNVFAYTCGVGVAAAKAGARHVVNVDFAESSLAVGKDNARLNALPIRLRFIKSDAFAALRQYAGLGQPKMVRGKHLPSFPVLEPQRFELVFLDPPRYAKSPFGVVDLIKDYAALFKPALLATAEGGTLICCNNVAQVHRDAWLEQLERSARKAGRALREAQWIAPEADFPSIDGNPPLKVLLLRV; from the coding sequence ATGTCCTCGTCCCTCACCGACCTGCTCGCCGCCGCCCTCGCCGCCCGCGCGCCCCTGATCGAACGGCTCGCCGCCGAGCAGACCGACGCCTACCGCCTGTTCCACGGCACCGCCGAAGGCGCACCCGGCCTCACCGTCGACCGCTACGGCGCCACCCTGCTGGTCCAGACCTTCCACCGCCCGCTCGAGCCCGGGCACCTCGCCGAACTGCAGGCGTTCTACGCCGCCGCGCTGCCCGGCCTGGCGCTGGTCTGGAACGACCGCAGCGGCAGGCACTCGCGCATCGCCAATGCGCTCCCGCCCGAGCACCAGGCGCGGGCCGAAGAACCCGGCGAATTCAGCGAACTCGGCGTGCGCTACCGCTTCCAGGCGCGCCACGGCGGGCAGGACCCGTGGCTGTTCCTCGACCTGCGCGCGGCGCGCCGGCGGGTGATGGAGGAGGCAGCGGGGAAGTCGCTGCTCAACGTCTTCGCCTACACCTGCGGCGTCGGCGTCGCCGCCGCGAAGGCCGGCGCGCGCCACGTCGTCAATGTCGACTTCGCCGAATCCAGCCTCGCCGTCGGCAAGGACAACGCCCGCCTCAACGCGCTGCCGATCCGCTTGCGCTTCATCAAGTCCGACGCCTTCGCCGCCCTGCGCCAGTACGCCGGCCTCGGCCAGCCGAAGATGGTGCGCGGCAAGCACCTGCCGTCGTTTCCCGTGCTCGAGCCGCAGCGCTTCGAGCTCGTCTTCCTCGATCCGCCGCGCTACGCCAAAAGCCCGTTCGGGGTGGTCGACCTGATCAAGGACTACGCCGCCCTGTTCAAGCCCGCCCTGCTCGCCACCGCCGAAGGCGGCACCCTGATCTGCTGCAACAACGTCGCCCAGGTGCACCGCGACGCCTGGCTCGAGCAGCTCGAACGCAGCGCGCGCAAGGCCGGACGGGCGCTGCGCGAGGCACAGTGGATCGCCCCCGAAGCGGACTTCCCCAGCATCGACGGCAATCCGCCGCTGAAAGTGCTGCTGCTGCGGGTGTGA
- a CDS encoding FUSC family protein: MTQAHRWHRLKRLLQSELQQLTAINPSDRLWQMPVAAALATGLPLLIGVYFGHMDYGLISMLGGLVFLYLPNTPLSHRMVWLMACSFGMAACFTLGVMSHFFPLLMTWVLIFIAILATMVCRYYGLGPPGSLFFIMAAAIGAFSPGEVLEVPLKVGLLSMGALLAVLIAFFYSLYSLRLRAAEAVPPRPPPSFDFVVFDAVVIGAFVGISLALAQALQLERPYWVPVSCLAVIQGVSLRAVWDKQLHRVLGTAIGLLLSWGLLLALGPWSIALLMVVLVFVIETTVVRHYGFAVIFITPLTIFLAEAATLGQAAPAVLIEARFIDTVLGCIVGLAGAACLHSPRFRAVVGRQLRRLTPSRLIR, encoded by the coding sequence ATGACCCAGGCCCACCGCTGGCACCGCCTGAAGCGCCTGCTGCAGAGCGAACTGCAGCAGCTGACGGCGATCAACCCGAGCGACCGCCTCTGGCAGATGCCGGTCGCGGCGGCGCTCGCCACCGGCCTGCCGCTGCTCATCGGGGTGTATTTCGGGCACATGGATTACGGCCTGATCTCGATGCTGGGCGGGCTCGTGTTCCTGTATCTGCCCAACACCCCGCTGTCGCACCGCATGGTGTGGCTGATGGCCTGCAGCTTCGGCATGGCGGCCTGCTTCACCCTGGGGGTGATGAGCCATTTCTTTCCGCTGCTGATGACCTGGGTGCTGATCTTCATCGCCATCCTGGCCACCATGGTGTGCCGCTACTACGGCCTCGGACCGCCGGGCAGCCTGTTCTTCATCATGGCCGCGGCGATCGGCGCCTTCTCACCGGGCGAAGTGCTGGAGGTGCCGCTCAAGGTCGGCCTGCTGAGCATGGGCGCGCTGCTCGCGGTGCTGATCGCCTTCTTCTACAGCCTCTACAGCCTGCGCCTGCGGGCGGCCGAAGCGGTGCCGCCGCGCCCGCCGCCGAGCTTCGACTTCGTCGTCTTCGACGCCGTCGTGATCGGCGCCTTCGTCGGCATTTCGCTCGCGCTGGCCCAGGCGCTGCAGCTCGAACGCCCCTACTGGGTGCCGGTGAGCTGCCTCGCGGTGATCCAGGGCGTGTCCCTGCGTGCGGTGTGGGACAAGCAGCTGCACCGCGTCCTCGGCACCGCGATCGGCCTGCTGCTGTCCTGGGGCCTGCTGCTGGCGCTGGGGCCGTGGAGCATCGCCCTGCTGATGGTCGTGCTCGTCTTCGTCATCGAGACCACCGTGGTCCGCCACTACGGCTTCGCGGTGATCTTCATCACCCCGCTGACGATCTTCCTCGCCGAAGCCGCCACCCTCGGGCAGGCGGCGCCCGCGGTGCTGATCGAGGCCCGCTTCATCGACACCGTGCTCGGCTGCATCGTCGGCCTCGCCGGCGCGGCCTGCCTCCACAGCCCGCGCTTCCGCGCCGTCGTCGGCCGCCAGCTGCGCCGCCTGACGCCGTCGCGCCTCATACGCTGA
- a CDS encoding radical SAM protein, whose amino-acid sequence MFPSSPIRYVEPLFRPPSEADSLILPLTDGCSWNRCSFCEMYTAPQKRFRPRDETEVLDSIRRSAERYGSRIRRVFLADGDALVLSTRRLLATLEAIRTHLPSVHRVSSYCLARNLKNKSVAELRALAEAGLKLAYLGAESGDDEVLARVNKGETFDSARAALDKLGDAGISRSVMILNGLGGEALSTQHAEHSARLANATQPEYLSTLVLTLHGGGTRFRQAWPQWQPLAQHGLFREMERFLSALELRRTVFRADHISNALVLKGTLGADKARLLAEIGTALEHPKAAPLRPSWTRSL is encoded by the coding sequence TTGTTCCCGAGCTCGCCAATCCGCTACGTCGAACCCCTGTTCCGCCCGCCGAGTGAGGCCGATTCGCTGATCCTGCCGCTCACCGACGGCTGCTCGTGGAACCGGTGCAGCTTCTGCGAAATGTACACCGCGCCGCAAAAGCGCTTCCGCCCCCGCGACGAGACCGAAGTACTGGACAGCATCCGCCGCAGCGCCGAACGCTACGGCAGCCGCATCCGCCGCGTGTTCCTCGCCGACGGCGACGCCCTGGTGCTGTCGACGCGGCGCCTGCTCGCCACCCTCGAGGCGATCCGCACCCATCTGCCATCGGTGCACCGGGTGTCGAGCTACTGCCTGGCACGCAACCTCAAGAACAAGTCCGTCGCCGAGCTGCGGGCGCTCGCCGAAGCCGGCCTCAAGCTCGCCTATCTGGGCGCCGAATCGGGCGACGACGAAGTCCTCGCCCGGGTGAACAAGGGCGAAACCTTCGATTCCGCGCGCGCCGCCCTCGACAAGCTCGGCGACGCCGGCATCAGCCGCTCGGTGATGATCCTCAACGGCCTCGGCGGCGAAGCGCTCAGCACCCAGCATGCCGAGCACTCCGCCCGCCTCGCCAACGCCACCCAGCCCGAATACCTGTCGACGCTGGTGCTCACCCTGCACGGCGGCGGCACCCGCTTCCGCCAGGCCTGGCCGCAATGGCAGCCCCTCGCGCAGCACGGCCTGTTCCGCGAGATGGAACGCTTCCTGTCCGCGCTGGAGCTGCGACGCACCGTGTTCCGTGCCGACCACATCTCCAATGCGCTGGTGCTCAAGGGCACCCTCGGCGCCGACAAGGCACGCCTGCTGGCCGAGATCGGCACCGCCCTCGAACACCCCAAGGCGGCGCCCCTGCGCCCGTCCTGGACACGCAGCCTGTAG